A portion of the Stigmatella aurantiaca DW4/3-1 genome contains these proteins:
- a CDS encoding MarR family winged helix-turn-helix transcriptional regulator, with amino-acid sequence MIESPLPPEQATPPELPAHLRAMGAKLHGMVMKISRTRSMLRDPISLLCENLQLSSPQFHAIIWLGYEGPLHIGVLARRSAIHDKSITGVVDRLEKMGFVERTRSPEDRRSVTIELTAEGQKLYAQINTLIETGLGNLLSMLEPHDQTALFEIVERLSQGMLAKQAGCTAQPAET; translated from the coding sequence ATGATCGAATCTCCGCTGCCTCCGGAGCAGGCCACGCCGCCGGAGCTGCCAGCCCACCTGCGTGCCATGGGGGCCAAGCTCCATGGCATGGTGATGAAGATCAGCCGGACCCGCTCCATGCTCAGGGATCCCATCTCGCTGCTGTGCGAGAACCTGCAGCTCAGCTCGCCCCAGTTTCACGCCATCATCTGGCTGGGGTACGAGGGGCCCCTGCACATCGGGGTGCTCGCGCGGCGCTCGGCCATCCACGACAAGAGCATCACCGGTGTCGTGGACCGGCTCGAGAAGATGGGGTTCGTCGAGAGGACGCGCTCCCCGGAAGACCGGCGCAGCGTCACCATCGAGCTCACCGCCGAGGGCCAGAAGCTCTACGCGCAGATCAACACCCTCATCGAGACGGGGTTGGGAAATCTCCTCTCGATGCTGGAGCCACATGATCAAACCGCGCTCTTCGAGATCGTCGAGCGGCTCAGCCAGGGTATGCTCGCCAAACAGGCGGGCTGCACCGCCCAGCCCGCGGAGACCTAA
- a CDS encoding TolC family protein yields the protein MFIRTFLSGLLLTQAPTASDAPVNPSTEASAPSPETPSSTTPPALPVLSFEQAIALAEKQNPSLEAARARLRQADELSSKAWSGYLPNLTANGSYTRQQEVAIPLSPDAPPIVIQQANQLGAQVTLRQALIVPQLWPAIQNAYLGERITALTVENTRRELLFAVAQAYLGAASLRDSLAVQEQLLAVRRGFEHDAQVRFQVGDVERIALLRATLDRKQAEQELIRSRNAYATARSALAALLARPVDFDVAPPQGPEVAVPAEAANPETAEQTALDKRLDVGAARLAVDSARLGRRQYVFQYFPNLYATANFSASNAAGLTGQTTIWNAGLALSWTLFDGGLREANIREASGKIAEANANLRGAEHKARDEVRKATFDLESAEANLSTAEERVKIARESARLTKESFEAGAATYLQVTDINASLAGAELSAVAEALNVRLSRLALARSMGLFDPTGNTLAEPSDMPETQKSPAR from the coding sequence ATGTTTATCCGTACCTTCCTGTCCGGCTTGCTGTTGACCCAGGCGCCCACTGCCTCCGACGCTCCCGTCAATCCTTCCACGGAAGCGTCCGCCCCTTCCCCCGAGACGCCCTCCTCCACCACGCCGCCCGCCCTGCCGGTTCTCTCCTTCGAGCAGGCGATCGCGTTGGCGGAGAAGCAGAACCCGAGCCTCGAAGCGGCCCGGGCCCGGCTGCGCCAGGCCGATGAGCTCAGCAGCAAGGCCTGGTCGGGTTACTTGCCCAACCTCACCGCCAACGGTTCCTATACGCGCCAGCAGGAGGTGGCCATTCCGCTCAGCCCGGACGCGCCTCCCATCGTCATTCAGCAGGCGAACCAGCTCGGGGCGCAGGTCACCCTGCGGCAGGCGCTGATCGTCCCGCAGTTGTGGCCCGCCATCCAGAACGCCTACCTGGGCGAGCGCATCACGGCCCTGACCGTGGAGAACACCCGCCGGGAGCTGCTCTTCGCCGTGGCGCAGGCCTACCTTGGCGCCGCGAGCCTCCGGGACTCCCTCGCCGTCCAGGAGCAGCTGCTCGCGGTGCGCCGAGGCTTCGAGCACGATGCCCAGGTGCGCTTCCAGGTCGGCGACGTGGAGCGCATCGCGCTGCTGCGGGCGACCTTGGATCGCAAGCAGGCCGAGCAGGAGCTGATCCGCAGCCGCAACGCCTACGCCACCGCCCGGAGCGCGCTGGCGGCGCTGCTCGCGCGGCCCGTGGACTTCGATGTGGCCCCGCCCCAGGGGCCCGAGGTCGCCGTGCCCGCCGAAGCGGCCAACCCCGAGACCGCCGAGCAGACGGCCCTCGACAAGCGCCTGGACGTGGGCGCGGCCCGGCTCGCCGTGGACTCGGCCCGCCTCGGCCGCCGGCAGTACGTCTTCCAGTACTTCCCCAACCTCTACGCCACCGCCAACTTCTCGGCGAGCAACGCCGCGGGCCTCACCGGCCAGACCACGATCTGGAACGCGGGGCTGGCGCTCTCCTGGACGCTGTTCGACGGCGGCCTGCGCGAGGCCAACATCCGCGAGGCCTCGGGCAAGATCGCCGAAGCCAACGCCAACCTGCGCGGGGCCGAGCACAAAGCACGCGACGAGGTGCGCAAGGCGACGTTCGACCTCGAGAGCGCCGAGGCCAACCTCAGCACGGCCGAGGAGCGGGTGAAGATCGCCCGCGAGTCCGCGCGCCTGACCAAGGAGAGCTTCGAGGCGGGCGCCGCCACCTACCTCCAGGTGACGGACATCAACGCGTCGCTGGCCGGCGCGGAGCTGTCGGCCGTGGCCGAGGCCCTCAATGTCCGGCTGTCGCGGCTGGCCCTCGCCCGATCGATGGGGCTGTTCGATCCCACCGGCAACACCCTGGCCGAGCCCTCTGACATGCCGGAGACCCAGAAGTCCCCCGCGCGCTAA
- a CDS encoding efflux RND transporter permease subunit has protein sequence MNPLKTFIKRPIFTAMLMAAVVVFGLFSYPRIGVDQFPDVEFPAVTVTTVLAGADPETIEKNISDPLEEALNTINGVDVLKSVNLESVSQIIIQFTLDTDPDIAAQDVRDRVQATLRQLPAEIDTPVVEKFDIGAAPILTLSLSGALPIEELTRTAEDVVKPALQRQGGVGSITVTGGRERQIQLVVDPQRLRGYGLAISDVSQAVAAQNLDVPGGRATDSGRERVVRLTSEVKNVEELRNLIIASPKGAPIRVRDVADVVDGPEEARGAASEGGRTAVALTVRKQSGSNTVQVAENVKNSLAELNKTLEPKGVQVTTISDNSRFIRASIASVQFDMVLGGALAVIIVLVFLRNLRSTIVAAIALPVSVVGTFAVMALLGFTFNMITMLALTLSIGLLIDDAIVVIENIVRHMEEGKTPAQAALEGTGQIAVAVLAVTLAIVAVFIPVAFMEGTIGQFFYQFGVTVAVAVIISYSVSMILTPMLSSRLLHEHGGPTNKLSAAVERVLTATERGYHKVLEKILNWRFVSLGIAVAVLVITIMLAGLLKFTFIPSSDNGNIKVAVELPIGSTVEDTQSVVKALDEQIRAMPGISSTFVTVGGGVQEQVNKGEIHVNLVSIKQRAFGQEQLKDYLRKNLPQRPGVNITVQDIAAISGGGNTQAVQFNLRGDNWEELIAASEKMRQAMLQNPGLVDVDSTYRSGKPQYDVQVDRERAAQLGILPAQLGSTLRAFLGQDKFADYREGGDTYEMTLRLPPATLASAESLGQLPVRAPNGTLVELRNIAKITPSDGPVQIDRESQKRQITMLANLSSTYSLGEAMSFLTTYAGKELPKSIIYDFAGNAKEMGKAAAAFVQALLLGIVLLYMILAAQFESLIHPFTIMISLPFSFIGAIGALLVTGQAMSMFGFIGIIMLMGLVVKNGILLVDFTQQLREEGKSAHEALLQAAPIRLRPILMTTIAMIAGMVPVALARGDGAETRVPMALVIIGGLITSTVLTLGVVPVVYSLLDGLSTRLKRRKSPHGVPHVVPPSEEPHGVPEAAARSRVGGVS, from the coding sequence ATGAATCCTCTCAAGACATTCATCAAACGGCCCATTTTCACCGCCATGCTGATGGCGGCAGTGGTCGTGTTTGGTCTGTTCTCCTATCCGCGCATCGGCGTGGACCAGTTCCCGGACGTGGAGTTCCCGGCCGTCACGGTCACCACGGTGCTGGCCGGCGCGGACCCTGAGACGATCGAGAAGAACATCTCGGATCCCCTCGAGGAGGCGCTCAACACCATCAACGGTGTGGACGTGCTCAAGTCCGTCAACCTGGAGAGCGTCAGCCAGATCATCATTCAGTTCACGCTCGACACCGACCCGGACATCGCCGCCCAGGACGTGCGCGACCGCGTGCAGGCCACCCTCCGGCAGCTCCCCGCGGAGATCGACACCCCGGTGGTGGAGAAGTTCGACATCGGCGCGGCGCCCATCCTCACGCTCTCGCTCTCCGGCGCGCTGCCCATCGAGGAGCTCACCCGTACGGCCGAGGACGTCGTCAAGCCCGCGCTCCAGCGCCAGGGCGGCGTGGGAAGCATCACGGTGACGGGTGGCCGCGAGCGGCAGATCCAGCTCGTGGTGGACCCGCAGCGGCTGCGCGGCTATGGGCTGGCCATCAGTGACGTGAGCCAGGCGGTCGCCGCGCAGAACCTGGACGTCCCGGGTGGCCGGGCCACCGACAGCGGCCGCGAGCGCGTGGTGCGCCTCACCTCCGAAGTGAAGAACGTGGAGGAGCTGCGCAACCTCATCATCGCCAGTCCCAAGGGCGCGCCCATCCGCGTGCGCGACGTGGCGGACGTGGTGGACGGCCCCGAGGAGGCGCGCGGCGCCGCCAGCGAGGGAGGCCGGACCGCCGTGGCCCTCACGGTGCGCAAGCAGTCGGGCTCCAACACCGTGCAGGTGGCCGAGAACGTGAAGAACTCGCTCGCCGAGCTCAACAAGACCCTTGAGCCCAAGGGCGTGCAGGTGACCACCATCTCGGACAACTCGCGCTTCATCCGCGCGTCCATCGCCAGCGTTCAGTTCGACATGGTGCTCGGTGGCGCGCTCGCGGTGATCATCGTGCTGGTGTTCTTGCGCAACCTGCGCTCCACCATCGTGGCGGCCATCGCGCTGCCCGTGTCCGTGGTGGGCACCTTCGCCGTCATGGCGCTGCTCGGCTTCACCTTCAACATGATCACCATGTTGGCGCTGACACTCTCCATCGGCCTGCTCATCGATGACGCCATCGTGGTCATCGAGAACATCGTGCGCCACATGGAGGAGGGCAAGACGCCCGCTCAGGCCGCGCTGGAGGGCACCGGGCAGATCGCCGTGGCGGTGCTCGCGGTGACCTTGGCCATCGTGGCGGTGTTCATCCCGGTGGCCTTCATGGAAGGCACCATCGGCCAGTTCTTCTACCAGTTCGGCGTCACGGTGGCCGTGGCGGTCATCATCTCCTACAGCGTCTCGATGATCCTCACCCCCATGCTCTCCAGCCGCCTGCTGCACGAGCACGGTGGACCCACCAACAAGCTGAGCGCCGCGGTGGAGCGCGTGCTGACCGCCACCGAGCGGGGCTACCACAAGGTGCTGGAGAAGATCCTCAACTGGCGCTTTGTCTCGCTCGGCATCGCGGTGGCCGTCCTCGTGATCACCATCATGCTGGCGGGCCTCTTGAAGTTCACCTTCATCCCCTCCTCGGACAACGGCAACATCAAGGTCGCGGTGGAGCTGCCCATTGGCTCCACGGTGGAGGACACCCAGAGCGTGGTGAAGGCGCTGGACGAGCAGATCCGCGCCATGCCCGGCATCTCCTCGACCTTCGTCACCGTGGGGGGTGGTGTGCAGGAGCAGGTGAACAAGGGCGAGATCCACGTGAACCTCGTCTCCATCAAGCAGCGCGCCTTCGGCCAGGAGCAGCTCAAGGACTACCTGCGCAAGAACCTGCCGCAGCGCCCGGGCGTCAACATCACCGTCCAGGACATCGCCGCCATCAGCGGCGGTGGCAACACGCAGGCCGTGCAATTCAACCTGCGGGGCGACAACTGGGAGGAGCTGATCGCCGCCTCCGAGAAGATGCGCCAGGCCATGCTGCAGAACCCTGGCCTCGTGGACGTGGACTCCACCTACCGCTCCGGCAAGCCGCAGTATGACGTGCAGGTGGACCGCGAGCGCGCCGCGCAGCTGGGCATCCTCCCCGCGCAGTTGGGCTCCACCCTGCGTGCCTTCCTGGGCCAGGACAAGTTCGCGGACTACCGCGAGGGCGGCGACACCTATGAGATGACGCTGCGGCTGCCGCCCGCGACGCTCGCCTCCGCCGAGAGCCTGGGCCAGCTGCCCGTGCGCGCCCCCAACGGCACGCTCGTGGAGCTGCGCAACATCGCCAAGATCACCCCCTCCGACGGCCCGGTGCAGATCGACCGCGAGAGCCAGAAGCGGCAGATCACCATGCTCGCCAACCTCTCCAGCACCTACAGCCTCGGCGAGGCCATGAGCTTCCTCACCACCTACGCGGGCAAGGAGCTGCCCAAGAGCATCATCTACGACTTCGCGGGCAACGCGAAGGAGATGGGCAAGGCGGCCGCCGCCTTCGTCCAGGCGCTGCTGCTCGGCATCGTGCTGCTCTACATGATCCTGGCTGCCCAGTTCGAGAGCCTCATCCACCCGTTCACCATCATGATCTCCCTGCCCTTCTCCTTCATCGGCGCCATCGGCGCGCTGCTGGTGACCGGGCAGGCCATGTCGATGTTCGGCTTCATCGGCATCATCATGTTGATGGGTCTGGTGGTGAAAAACGGCATCCTCTTGGTGGACTTCACCCAGCAGCTGCGCGAGGAGGGCAAGAGTGCCCACGAGGCGCTGCTCCAGGCGGCCCCCATCCGCTTGCGGCCCATCTTGATGACCACCATCGCGATGATCGCCGGCATGGTGCCGGTGGCCCTCGCCCGGGGTGACGGCGCCGAGACGCGCGTGCCCATGGCGCTCGTCATCATCGGCGGTCTCATCACCTCCACCGTCCTCACCCTGGGCGTGGTGCCGGTGGTGTACTCGCTGCTGGATGGGCTCTCCACCCGGCTCAAGCGCCGCAAGAGCCCGCACGGCGTGCCCCACGTGGTGCCCCCGTCCGAAGAGCCCCATGGCGTTCCGGAAGCGGCCGCCCGGAGCCGCGTGGGAGGGGTGTCATGA
- a CDS encoding BamA/TamA family outer membrane protein, with translation MSVHGLLALTAVAGVALAPAPVGAQEEAVAPEPPEAASPEPLGPRLERIEVQGNTRTQDLIILRALRVAPGDAIKPDMQGELKRRLLNLKLFKSVEVLTQPSSAGVVLQVVVEERWTLLPVPFFSSGKNRWQVGIFALESNLFGLNKMLVGGGVLSNRGGSAFALYKDPSILGSRWTGDLSFLFSRADRERYKDDVIADSYEDQRLELGGVLGYQLTPELNAGAGWFSLTNRPSLREGYTLSPAKSEVHGLTVAAEYQGQDFHFYFNEGFSARMRYREGLDFLGSSRSLRQLSLGASYTQALFQNHSFTLTGAYERSQGDPTLDAVLLGGRTGSRGFVNAGLWAEEAGTLTAEYQAPLWSPRFATFTAHAFVDVGAVRWNSHPTRYVAPGVGLRAYLRNLAIPAVGVDITRSAETGKLVPSVAVGFAM, from the coding sequence ATGTCTGTCCATGGGCTCCTCGCCCTCACCGCCGTCGCCGGGGTGGCCCTGGCCCCTGCGCCCGTGGGGGCGCAGGAGGAGGCAGTTGCTCCGGAGCCTCCGGAGGCAGCCTCCCCCGAGCCCTTGGGCCCCCGCCTCGAGCGCATCGAGGTCCAGGGCAACACGCGCACGCAGGATCTCATCATCCTGCGTGCGCTGCGCGTCGCCCCCGGCGATGCGATCAAGCCCGACATGCAGGGGGAGCTGAAGCGGAGGCTGCTCAACCTCAAGCTCTTCAAGAGCGTCGAAGTCCTGACCCAGCCCAGCAGCGCCGGCGTGGTGCTCCAGGTCGTGGTGGAGGAGCGCTGGACGCTGTTGCCCGTGCCCTTCTTCTCCAGCGGGAAGAACCGGTGGCAGGTGGGGATCTTCGCCCTGGAGTCCAACCTGTTCGGCCTCAACAAGATGCTGGTCGGAGGAGGGGTCCTCTCCAACCGGGGCGGCAGCGCGTTTGCCCTCTATAAGGATCCCAGCATCCTGGGCAGCCGCTGGACGGGAGACCTCTCCTTCCTCTTCTCGCGGGCGGATCGCGAGCGCTACAAAGACGATGTCATCGCCGACAGCTACGAGGACCAGCGCCTGGAACTCGGCGGGGTCCTCGGCTACCAGTTGACGCCCGAGCTGAACGCGGGCGCCGGCTGGTTCAGCCTCACCAACCGTCCCTCCCTCCGGGAGGGCTACACCCTCTCCCCCGCCAAGAGCGAGGTGCACGGGCTGACGGTGGCGGCGGAGTACCAGGGGCAGGACTTCCACTTCTATTTCAACGAGGGGTTCTCGGCCCGGATGCGCTACCGCGAGGGTCTGGACTTCCTCGGCTCCTCCCGCTCACTCCGCCAGCTCTCCCTGGGGGCCAGCTACACCCAAGCGCTCTTCCAGAACCACTCGTTCACGCTGACGGGGGCCTATGAGCGCTCCCAAGGTGATCCCACCTTGGACGCGGTGCTCCTGGGCGGCCGCACGGGAAGCCGCGGCTTCGTCAACGCGGGCCTCTGGGCCGAGGAGGCCGGGACGCTCACCGCCGAGTACCAGGCCCCCCTTTGGAGCCCCCGCTTCGCCACCTTCACCGCCCATGCCTTCGTGGATGTCGGCGCCGTACGCTGGAACAGCCACCCCACCCGATATGTCGCTCCGGGCGTGGGCCTGCGTGCTTACCTGCGCAACCTGGCAATTCCCGCGGTGGGCGTCGACATCACCCGCTCTGCGGAGACGGGAAAGCTCGTACCCAGCGTTGCAGTCGGCTTCGCCATGTAG